The Oceanispirochaeta sp. M1 genome contains a region encoding:
- a CDS encoding MarR family winged helix-turn-helix transcriptional regulator: MMKFGHHLMKSFKHMAGEKYNLNKTQMRTLVMLRRRGSHTMSDIVAHMNIEKGSMTSVVDNLTKEGLVRRERDENDRRKVLISLLPPGHTIACQLEKEMEAHIQEQLDLLGEEKVKSLLELVDVVKESLHIWENKFE; this comes from the coding sequence ATGATGAAATTCGGTCATCATCTGATGAAGAGTTTCAAGCATATGGCGGGTGAAAAGTACAATCTCAACAAGACACAGATGAGGACCCTGGTTATGCTCAGGCGCAGGGGAAGTCATACAATGAGTGATATTGTCGCTCATATGAATATTGAAAAGGGCTCCATGACTTCTGTTGTGGACAATTTGACTAAAGAGGGCCTTGTCCGCCGGGAGCGCGATGAGAATGACCGTAGAAAGGTCCTTATTTCTCTTCTGCCTCCGGGGCATACTATCGCCTGTCAGCTTGAAAAAGAGATGGAAGCTCATATCCAGGAGCAGTTGGATCTGCTGGGAGAGGAGAAGGTGAAATCCCTTCTGGAGTTGGTAGACGTAGTTAAAGAGAGCCTTCATATCTGGGAGAATAAATTTGAGTAA
- a CDS encoding response regulator transcription factor, with amino-acid sequence MKNILLIDDHNLIYQGLKRQLSDDLEIFYAANTAEAKEIVHSHQIDIAVIDISVGRENGFDIAPDIKPFVKKIFFLTMHKSQIYVTKAMHEGYDGYFLKDEPLDLMEEAFSHPDNKKFWMTDLVASVLESAGANKSELYDKLSPREQQILRMTAEGAGYRDIGSKLNISAKTVNVHRANAMRKINVESQIELVKYALKIGIIEID; translated from the coding sequence ATGAAGAATATATTACTAATTGACGATCACAATCTGATCTATCAGGGCTTAAAACGACAATTAAGTGATGATTTGGAGATATTCTATGCAGCCAATACTGCAGAGGCAAAGGAAATTGTCCACTCCCATCAGATTGACATAGCTGTTATCGATATCTCTGTGGGCCGTGAGAACGGATTTGATATTGCTCCGGATATAAAGCCTTTTGTAAAGAAAATCTTTTTTCTTACCATGCATAAGTCTCAGATTTATGTAACGAAAGCTATGCACGAAGGATATGATGGTTATTTTTTAAAAGACGAACCTTTAGATCTGATGGAAGAAGCTTTTTCTCATCCTGATAATAAGAAATTCTGGATGACAGATCTGGTTGCTTCTGTCCTGGAAAGTGCCGGTGCAAATAAGTCGGAGTTATACGATAAACTCTCTCCCCGAGAACAGCAAATTCTACGGATGACTGCGGAGGGTGCGGGATATAGGGATATAGGCTCTAAACTGAATATCTCTGCCAAGACAGTGAATGTGCACAGGGCCAATGCCATGCGAAAAATCAATGTTGAAAGCCAGATTGAACTTGTTAAATATGCCCTGAAAATCGGAATTATCGAAATAGACTGA
- a CDS encoding sensor histidine kinase, which yields MSFLSAFTNRNSIRNREYRDNVNENMLDILEKDRNIISYELHDDLAQKLAQISQFFNHPDFEEESFALLKKYSEESIQQVRLVSNRLKTPALSKLNVQDSYEQLFSDYKILTGINLDYKIIGMKNLQMAESRVIHIFRIVQELLNNAIKHSQSEQVQISIIYSHPEIIVKYKDNGIGYDYKKSMNTGLGLSSIQFRMNMLEARWTQMDTQSNGVTLIFKVPVKNEEYITN from the coding sequence TTGTCTTTTCTGTCAGCCTTCACTAATCGTAATTCAATAAGAAACAGGGAATACAGGGATAATGTAAATGAGAATATGCTGGATATTCTGGAGAAAGACAGGAATATTATATCCTATGAACTCCATGATGATCTGGCACAGAAATTAGCTCAAATCAGTCAGTTTTTTAATCATCCGGATTTTGAAGAAGAATCATTTGCACTTTTAAAAAAGTATTCAGAGGAATCCATACAACAGGTTCGCCTTGTGTCTAACAGGCTGAAGACTCCCGCATTGAGTAAGTTGAATGTTCAAGATTCCTATGAGCAGCTTTTTTCTGACTATAAAATTCTCACAGGGATTAATCTGGATTATAAAATTATCGGGATGAAGAATCTTCAGATGGCCGAATCTCGAGTTATTCATATATTCCGAATCGTTCAGGAACTTTTAAACAATGCAATCAAGCACTCTCAGTCAGAACAAGTACAGATATCCATAATCTACAGCCATCCAGAGATCATAGTTAAATACAAAGATAATGGTATCGGTTATGATTATAAAAAGTCCATGAACACTGGACTGGGGCTGAGCAGTATACAGTTCAGGATGAATATGCTGGAAGCAAGATGGACTCAGATGGACACACAGTCTAACGGAGTTACACTGATATTCAAGGTGCCCGTAAAAAATGAAGAATATATTACTAATTGA
- a CDS encoding glycosyltransferase family A protein, with protein MSQPKVSIITPAYNGYQYIDAAVNSIMSQTFTDFEWMIVDDSSTDLTHVLLDEASQKYDKIKVYRVHTNKGPVNARNVAMKKAVGRYIAFFDIDDLWHPDKLKNQVAFMERMDAGLSYTEYKKIDLDGNILSRFPVPVPKRVNSHRLKKTCSIMASSAMFDTEKTGRILQDTSVNCKDDLHFWLRILNKVGHAYGLKEDLARLRIHTDSWTGNKLKEAKNQWTLYRKHLKLNTVQAAYYFTHYAIVGTIKYIF; from the coding sequence ATGAGTCAGCCAAAAGTCAGTATCATTACACCGGCATATAATGGATATCAATATATCGATGCTGCTGTCAATAGTATTATGTCACAAACATTTACAGATTTTGAATGGATGATTGTCGACGACAGTTCCACAGACTTAACCCACGTTCTTCTCGATGAAGCTTCACAAAAATATGATAAAATAAAGGTATATAGAGTTCATACGAACAAAGGCCCTGTCAATGCAAGAAATGTTGCCATGAAAAAGGCAGTAGGCCGATATATTGCATTCTTTGATATAGACGATCTCTGGCATCCGGATAAACTAAAAAATCAAGTGGCATTTATGGAACGGATGGATGCGGGCCTCAGTTATACAGAGTATAAAAAGATTGATCTTGACGGGAATATTCTGAGTCGTTTCCCAGTACCTGTCCCTAAGAGAGTTAACTCACACAGATTAAAGAAAACATGCAGCATTATGGCCTCCTCCGCCATGTTCGATACAGAGAAGACAGGCAGAATACTGCAGGACACGTCGGTGAACTGTAAGGATGACCTCCATTTCTGGCTTAGGATTCTTAATAAAGTGGGCCATGCCTATGGTCTGAAAGAAGATCTGGCACGATTAAGAATACATACCGATTCATGGACGGGTAATAAACTTAAAGAGGCTAAGAATCAATGGACTCTGTACAGAAAACATCTGAAGCTGAACACAGTACAGGCCGCATATTATTTCACTCACTATGCCATTGTGGGCACCATTAAATATATCTTCTAA
- a CDS encoding MAC/perforin domain-containing protein: protein MISLKKPLVLLILVSFFYLSGCDLIGSDENKEDANPVNLQTAGLDVIGKGYDIFDPYADPEEVKDPILDVNALLELGLIDMQDINKGDFTSSSGATYSEYFESFKEKTKMSGNYNFYSGSVNQSFARERFESTAYNFATIHSDIKKHALLINDRSNGDFLVEYLTPEFKTALDNPDDNSAMIFENYGTHLLTGIIVGARLDYNYSARKNTSSGSEDIKLSAKASYKTLFKSATLSVDTSSHSNWESWYSDAEWTTTVIGGKPEYGQGIQSDGEYKDWIDSIDSHPVFSNVYDRGVFPIWELAPTPEKRTQMEQAYDVYAQGKSVNTIPTDPPRQCIIDFYIHYGKQRESVIDINNRKYYLVNQDLNEDAGGEWTFLYVCFGNDDGTSGLAPITDIAITYSGGETAAKNDAGDYEIIGLSGPHNGDLNKGTGGDYLYLCVSRASGEPLTDVYTKDSDGDYRYPYSFEFPDLGYDIVKRREYNHSTDVDADLNKEAGGDDIWLYFSKSQLD, encoded by the coding sequence GTGATATCCCTTAAAAAACCTTTGGTTCTGTTGATTCTTGTATCCTTTTTTTATCTGTCAGGCTGTGATCTTATCGGATCAGATGAGAACAAAGAGGATGCGAATCCTGTCAATCTTCAGACTGCAGGCTTAGATGTCATTGGCAAGGGTTACGATATTTTTGATCCTTATGCCGATCCGGAAGAGGTCAAAGATCCAATATTAGATGTGAATGCTCTTCTGGAACTCGGACTTATTGATATGCAGGATATAAATAAGGGAGATTTTACCAGCAGTTCCGGTGCTACTTATTCTGAATATTTTGAGAGCTTTAAAGAAAAAACAAAAATGAGCGGTAATTACAATTTTTACAGCGGCTCCGTCAATCAGAGTTTCGCCCGGGAAAGATTTGAATCAACAGCCTATAACTTTGCAACGATTCACAGTGATATTAAGAAGCATGCCCTTTTGATCAATGACAGGAGTAATGGTGATTTTTTGGTAGAATATCTTACTCCGGAATTTAAGACTGCCCTGGATAATCCGGATGATAATTCGGCTATGATTTTTGAAAATTATGGAACTCATCTGCTCACGGGGATTATAGTCGGAGCCCGGCTGGATTATAATTATTCGGCCAGGAAGAATACGTCTTCGGGAAGTGAAGATATAAAGCTTTCCGCCAAAGCCAGCTACAAGACCCTTTTCAAGTCGGCCACCCTGTCTGTGGATACATCCAGCCATTCCAATTGGGAAAGCTGGTATTCCGATGCAGAGTGGACCACCACTGTGATAGGCGGAAAACCCGAGTACGGTCAGGGAATTCAGAGTGATGGAGAGTATAAGGACTGGATAGACAGTATTGACAGTCATCCTGTATTTTCCAATGTTTATGATCGCGGTGTATTTCCCATTTGGGAGCTGGCACCAACTCCTGAGAAAAGGACACAGATGGAACAAGCCTACGATGTCTATGCTCAGGGGAAATCGGTCAATACAATCCCCACAGATCCTCCCAGACAATGCATCATCGATTTCTATATTCATTATGGAAAGCAGCGGGAATCTGTCATTGATATTAATAATAGAAAATACTATCTAGTCAATCAGGATTTGAATGAAGATGCAGGCGGGGAATGGACCTTCCTCTATGTCTGTTTCGGCAATGATGACGGAACATCCGGATTGGCTCCGATCACAGACATTGCCATCACCTACTCTGGAGGCGAAACTGCTGCCAAAAATGATGCAGGGGACTATGAAATTATCGGCCTGAGTGGTCCGCATAATGGTGACTTGAACAAGGGCACCGGGGGTGATTATCTGTATCTCTGTGTGTCTCGGGCATCAGGAGAGCCCCTGACAGATGTCTATACCAAAGATTCTGATGGTGACTATAGATATCCTTACTCCTTTGAATTCCCTGACTTAGGATATGACATTGTGAAACGCAGAGAATATAATCATTCTACTGATGTGGATGCGGATCTGAATAAAGAAGCCGGCGGAGATGATATCTGGCTCTATTTTTCAAAGAGTCAATTGGACTAA